The genomic DNA TGTGGCCGTGTCAACCGCCGTGTTTGTGTTGAGCGGTGTTCTGTATTTCACCTTCCGTGATACCCCCCGCCTGCTGATCCTCTATTTTTATCTTTTCGATCTGGTGCTGTTGGCGTCGGCGCGGCTGACGGTTGGCCTGGTGTTGCGTTTGATGCACGCCAGTGGCCGCCCGCTGACCCGGATTCTGTTGGTGGGCGCGGGCGAGGCCGCCGAAGCCATCGCCCTCTCGCTCGCCAACCGGCTTGGTCACGGCATCTCGATTATCGGGTGCGCCGACGACGATGTCGTCGAAGGGCCGCTGGGCATTCCGGTGCTTGGTTTGGTGGAAGACGTGTTGCGTCTGGTGCGCGAGTGCCGGATTGACGAAGTCATTATCTGCCTGCCCGCCTCGCGTTATGCCGACATTGAACAGCTCTCCTTCCAACTGCAAACCGAGCCGGTGCGGGTGCGCCTCGTGCCCGACTTTCTGAAATTGGTCATGGTACAATCCAGCGTTGAACTCATTGGCGGCTTGCCACTGATCGGTTTGCGCGAGCCGCGCATTGACGGCCCGGCCTGGGCGGTGAAGCGGCTGTTTGATCTCACCTTGAGTGTACTCCTGCTGGCGCTGGCCTCGCCAGCCATGCTGTTGGCGGCGCTGGCAGTTAAGCTGACTTCGCCCGGCCCGGTGTTTTATCATCAACGGCGCGTGGGCGAAAACGGCAAGCTGTTCTGGGTGCATAAGTTTCGCACTATGGTTGCCGGCGCTGAGCAGAACCGGTTTGAGAAACGCCCCGACGATCCGCGTGTCACCCACCTGGGCCGCTTGTTGCGCCGGACGAGCATTGACGAACTGCCGCAGTTATTCAACGTCTTGCGCGGCGAGATGAGTCTGGTGGGGCCGCGCCCGGAGCAGGTGTTCATCGTCGAACAGTATGAACCCTGGCAACGTCAGCGGCTGGCCGTGCCGCCGGGCATCACCGGCTGGTGGCAGGTGAACGGGCGGGGCGACCTGCCCATGCACCTCAACACGCATTACGACTTGTACTACATCCGCAACTACTCCCTCTGGCTGGACTTGAAAATTTTGTGGAAGACGGCGGGGGTGGTGATAAAGGGGAGAGGAGCGTACTAAATTCTCCAATCTCTAATTCTCCAAGAGCGAGAATTAGAGATTGGAGAATTGGCGATTATGAAAATCATTTCCGTCTTTGGCACACGGCCCGAGGCCGTGAAGATGGCCCCGGTGGTGGCCGAACTTAGGAAGCACGCCAACGTCGAGTCGAAGGTGCTGGTGACGGCTCAACACCGCGACATGCTGGATCAGGTGTTGGAGATTTTCGGCATCACGCCCGATTTCGATCTCGACGTGATGCAGGAAGACCAGACTCCGACCGATGTGGCCGCCGAAGTGCTCAAGCGCATTCAACCCATTTTGCGCGACGAGCGGCCCGACTGGATTCTGGTGCAGGGCGACACGACGACGGTGCTGGCCGCGTCGTTGGCGGCCTTCTACAACCGGGTCAAAGTCGGCCACGTGGAAGCCGGCTTGCGGACTTATGACCGCCACAATCCATTCCCCGAAGAAATCAATCGGGTGCTGGCTGATCAGCTTTCTGATTTGCATTTTGCGCCGACCGAGACCGCCAGGGCCGCCTTGCTCAAAGAGGCGATTCCACCGGAGCGCGTTCACGTTACCGGCAACACGGTGATTGATGCCCTGCGAGTCATTGTGGCTCGCCCGGCCAACGGCTCGTTGCCCTCATTTCCCGCTGACAGGCGGCTGGTGCTGGTCACTGCCCATCGCCGCGAAAACTTCGGCCAACCCTTTGCCAACATGCTGGCCGCCCTCAAGCGCATCGCCGATCGCAGCGACGTGCATTTGTTGTATCCGGTTCACCCGAATCCGAACGTGCGCGGCCCGGCTTACGAAGTGTTGGGCCATCATCCACACGTCACCCTTCTGCCGCCGATGGATTATCTGGTCTTCGCTCATCTCATGGCGAAAGCGCATCTCATTCTCACCGACTCGGGCGGGATACAAGAAGAAGCGCCGGGGCTGGGCGTGCCGGTGCTGGTCATGCGCGCCGTCACCGAGCGCCCCGAAGCCGTGGCGGCAGGCACGGCCAAACTGGTGGGGACGGACACCGAGGCCATCTTAACAGAGGCGGCTAAACTGTTGGATGATCCGGCGGCTCACGCGGCGATGGCGAAGGCAGTCAATCCATTTGGCGACGGCCACGCGGCGGAGCGGATCGTCTCAATCTTATTGCGAGGAGAATCTCATTGAACTTGCCGTCTCTGAAGGGGCAACGGATTCTGATCACCGGCGGCCTGGGGTTCATCGGCAGTAACTTGGCTCGCAAATGCCTTGAACTGGGTGCGCAGGTGACTGTGTACGACTGCCTCGACCCGCGCTCCGGCGGCAACATGCACAACGTCCACGACATCGAAGGTTCGATTGAGATTATCCTCAACGACATCCGCAACTTCGACGGCGTGAGCGCCTGCATTCGCAACAAGGATGTGCTGTTCAGTTGCGCCGCTTACACCTCGCACCCCAACTCGATGCTGGAACCGTTGACCGATATTGACATCAACTGCAAAGGCATCATCAACCTGCTGGAAGCCGCCCGCCGTTTCAACCCTCACCTGAAAATCGTTCACGTCGCTTCGAGCACGCAAATCGGCAAGATGCACCTCAACCCGGTGGACGAACTGCATCCCGAATTTCCGATGGACATCTACTCGGCCAATAAAGTTGTGTCCGAGAAGTATATGCTGATTTATCACAGCGCGTACGGGCTGGCGACTTCGGTGGTGCGACTCGCCAACACCTTCGGCCCCCGGTCCAATATCAAAAATAGCGACCTGGGCTTCATCAACTACTTCATTGGCCTGGCTCTGCAAGGCAAAGACCTGACGGTGTTCGGCGAGGGCAAACAGATGCGTAATATCAGCTACGTGGACGATTGCGCCTCGGCGCTGATCTTGGCCTCGCAAAGCGAGCGGAGCAACGGCGAAGTGTTCTTTGCCGTGAGCGACCGGCAGTACAGCATCGTCGAGATCGCCCAAACGATCACGAATGTGATTGGCAAAAGCGGCGTGAGGTTTGTTGAGTGGCCCAAAGATCGTCAGATCATCGAGTTTGGCGATGCCATCATTAGCAACAAGAAGATAAAGGAGACGCTAAGCTGGTCGCCTGAGTGGGATTTGGAGCGGGGGTTGGGGCCGACGAAAGCGTATTTTGAGTCTTGCCTGGAGAAGTATTTGCGCTGATGAGGGCGAGGCTATGAAAGTGCTTGGGATTCATTACGGCCATAATGCGACAGTGTGTCTTATTGAAAATGGCACGATCACGTTTTGCCAAAGTGAAGAACGGCTGAACCGAATCAAAAACAGCACCGGCTTTCCTTTTCTAACCCTCGATTACATTTACAACCACATTGCGCCGCCCGAGGCAATTGATCTGGCTGTTGTCTTTCAAAAAACCATTTATGGCTATTTGCATTTGAAGAAGCATGGCTTCAAGTCTTTCCAGTATGGCTACTACTTGCGCGACGCCACGCTGAACGGCAAAAGCCTGAAGGAAAGACTCAAACAAACTGACCTGGGCTGGAGTCTGGGACTGATCAAGATTGCCGCCACTGAAAACGACAAGTCGCTCCAGAAAGAAGCGCACCGCTATTTCACCCGTAGCCTCAAATTGCCGCCGGAAAAAGTTCAATATTTGGATCACCATCTGGCTCATGCTTACAGCGCGCTTCTCAATACTCAAGATTGGGGCCGTGCGCTGATCTTTACTTTGGACGGAGTGGGCGACTGGAAATGCGCAACGGTGAACCTTTACGAGAATGGCAAGCTCACCGCTCTCAGCACAACCGATCATCGAAACTCTCTCGGCTACTATTACAGCGGAACGACAGCCATTTTGGGCATGAAAGCTGAGGAGCACGAGTTCAAGGTGATGGGACTGGCGCCGTATGCCAAGCCAACATATTACAAGCCGATCACTGATGAGCTTAGAAAATTGTTGACGATTGACGCCGACGGCAACTGGGTGAGCCGCCCCACGCTCAACCAGCTTATGCCAGAACTGGAACGGGTGTATCGTTTCCAGCGGTTTGATAACATCGCCGGCGCGATCCAGGAATTGACTGAGGAGCTGATCGCGCGCTGGGTGCGGTTCTGGGTTGAGAAAACCGGCTGTCGTAACGTGGCGGTGGCCGGAGGCGTGTTCATGAATGTCAAAGCCTGCCAGAAAATGGCCGAGATGGACACAGTGGATAAGTTGTTTGTCGTTCCCTCCGCCGCTGACGAGACAACGGCGGTGGGGTGCGCGGTGCGGGGCAGTATGGCTCTCGCGCCGCAAACGCCTGTTCAGCCGCTCCGTGATTTGTATCTCGGCATGGATTTTGACGATGCCAAAATCGAGAAAGCAATGGCAGAGATGAACGCCGGCGAACGCTATGATGTATCTCGGCCAGAAAACATTAATTGTAAAATCGGCCATTTGCTGGCCGAAAACAAGATCGTCGCCCGGTGCTCTGGCCGGATGGAGTTTGGGGCGCGGGCGCTAGGCAACCGTTCCATTTTGGCTAACCCCAGCGACCGAAAGAACGTGCAGTTGATCAACGACGCCGTCAAGAGCCGCGACTTCTGGATGCCATTCACGCCAAGCATTCTCGAAGACGACATGCCGCGCTACGTCCAGAACCACGAGCGCATTTTTGCGCCCTATATGTGCATCACCTTCAACAGCACACCTGAAGCCCGGCGCGATCTCCCGGCGGCCCTGCACCCAAAGGACTTCACCGTCCGGCCTCAGTGCGTTCGCAAGGACTGGAATAGTGATTACTACGAGATTATCCGTGCCTTCAAAGATCAGACCGGCATCGGTGGAGTGCTGAACACCAGTTTCAATCTGCACGGTGAGCCGAATGTTTGCTCGCCGGTTGACGCGATTCGCACGGTGGACAACTCTGGCCTTGCTTACCTGGCAATGGGAAGCTATTTGCTTGCCAAGCGTGATAACCAGCCATGACAACGGTCAGCGTCATCATTCCTGCTTACAATGCCTCGCGGTGGATGGCCGAGACATTGACGAGCGTGCTGGCCCAGGACTTCCCCGACTTTGAGGTGATTGTCGTTGACGACGGTTCCACCGACGATACCGCGACGGTAGTCGCTAAGTTTGAGCGTGTGCGTTACATTGCCAGACCCAATGGCGGTGAAGGCTCAGCGCGCAACGCCGGCATTTGCGCAGCAAACGGCGAGTATCTGGCGTTTGTGGATGCTGATGATCTCTGGGCGCAGGACAAACTTCGATTACAAATGGATCTATTGAAGCAGACTGGGTTGGCCTGGGTTTATTGTGATGCTGAAGTGTTTGACGGTGAAACGGGCAAGGGGCTCTACTTGTTGAGCCGGTTCAACCGCCCTCAAGTGGGTGACGTTTTACAATCCCTGTTGCTTCTCGACTTCATTCCCTGCCCCACGCCGCTCATCAGGCGCGATGTTTTTGAGACAGCCGGTTACTTTGACGAGACGGACATCTTGCGGATGCGAGCCGATTGGGACATGTGGTTGCGGATCGCGGCCCGCTACCCGGTCGGCTACATCAATTGCCCGTTGGCCCGCTACCGAGTCCACAATGCCAGCGGCACAAGCCGTGAGGCGGTGGAGGCCGCTTACCAGAGTGAGCTAACCGTGATCGAACGCGCCATCACCCGCGAGCCGGAGCAATTGGAACCGTTGAAAGCCCACGCGATTGCAAACCTGGCCACGCGCATGGGGCGGCGAGCGGCGCGTAGCGGCGACCTGGCTGAAGCGCGGCGGTTGTTTGCCCAGGCAATTCGGCTAAGGCCGCTCTCGGCCCGTTCGTATGTTGACTGGCTCGGGGCGCTAACCAACCCCCCAGTTCTCGGCGTTGCGATCCGTTTGCGGCATTGGCTGATTGCCCATCGGCCAGTGATATTAGGTTGAAAGAGGGTGTGGGATGAAGCGAGCATTTATCACCGGCGTCACCGGGCAGGATGGCTCTTACCTGGCAGAGTGGCTGTTGAGCAAAGGCTATCAGGTTCATGGTCTGGTGCGCCGGGCCAGCCTGTTCAACACCCAACGCATCAGCCCCATCTTTCAAGACCCGCATGAGACGACGGTCAACCTTTATTTGCACTATGGCGACCTGCTGGACGCCAGCCTGATGCACCAATTGATCGCCGAGATCAAACCCGACGAAGTTTATAACCTGGCGGCGCAGTCGCATGTGCGCGTGTCATTCGATATGCCCCGCTACACCGCCGACACGATAGTGGCCGGCACGGTGAACCTTTTGGAAGCCATCCGCCGTGAAAAGCCGGACGCGCGTTTTTATCAAGCCGCCTCCAGCGAAGTATTTGGCAAAGCGCAGGAAGTGCCTCAGCGCGAGACCACGCCGTTCTGGCCGCGCTCGCCTTACGGCGTGAGCAAGGCGGCCGCTTACTGGTTCACTGTGAATTATCGCGAATCATTCAAGTTGTTTGCGGCCAACGGCATTCTGTTTAACCACGAAGGGCCGCGACGCGGCGAGACGTTTGTGACCCGTAAAATCACGCGTGGCCTGGCCGAAATTTTGGCGGGCCGCCAGCAGAGAATTTTTCTGGGCAACCTGGAAGCGCGGCGCGATTGGGGCTACGCCAAAGAATACGTGGAAGGCATCTGGCGAATTTTGCAAGCCGAAGCGCCTTCTGATTATGTGCTGGCGACAGGCGAGACTCACAGCGTCCGTGAATTCCTGCAAACGTGCTGTGACATTCTTGGCCTGGATGCGGCTCAGGTTGTTTCGATTGACCCGCGTTATCTGCGCCCGGCAGAAGTGGATTTGCTTGTGGGCGACTCGACAAAAGCCAAACGGCAACTGGGGTGGGAGCCGAAGGCGCGTTTCAACGACCTGGTGCGCCTGATGCTGGCGGCTGATTTAGAAGCCTCGGGCCTTGACCCGGCGAAGTACGGGTTGGCGGCCTCAGAGGATAAGGCTGTGATCTCCGGCTGAAGGAGCAGGCGATGACTTTTTGGAACGGGCGCAAAGTGCTGGTGACGGGGGGCAACGGCTTCATCGGCAGTCATTTAGTGGAGCTGTTGGTGGCCGAAGGAGCCGTCGTGACCACGACGGCCTCTTCTGAAGCAACACGTTTCCGTTTTCTAGAGGCGGTTAAAAGTGAGATTCGGATAGTGGCCGGTGATTTGGCCGACCCGGGTTGCGCGCAAGAGGCGGTTCGAGGCCAGGAAATCGTCATACAGTTGGCGGCGCGGGTCGGCGGGATCGAATACAACCTCAAACATCCCGGCTCTATCTTTTACAACAACATGAGCGTCTTCATGTCGGTGCTGGAGGCGGCGCGCCGGGCCGGAGTTGAATTGTTTCTTGCCACCAGTTCGGCGTGTGTGTATCCGCGCTATTGCGCGATCCCTACTCCGGAAGAAGAGGGATTCAAAGACTGGCCGGAGCCGACTAATGAGGGCTATGGTTGGGCCAAACGGATGGAAGAGTTTCTGGGCGAAGCTTATGCCAAAGAATACGGGCTGAAGGTTCGAATCGCCCGCCCCTACAACGCCTACGGCCCGCGCGACAACTTCGACCCGGCTTCCAGCCACGTCATCCCGGCTCTCATTCGCCGGATCGTGCAGGGCGAGAATCCGATGGTGGTGTGGGGCGACGGCTCGGCCAGCCGCAGTTTTTTGTACGTGACCGACTTTGCTCGCGGGCTGATGGCAGTGGCGGAGAAATCGCCTCAGGTGGCGGCGATCAATATTGGCGCGAATGAAGAGACGACTATTCGCGAACTGGCCGAGACGCTCGTCCGTATTTCGGGCAAGCTGGTTGAGTTGCAGTTTGACGCTTCGAAGCCGACGGGTCAACCCCGGCGTTGTTGTGACACCCGATTGGCCGAGAGCCTATTGGGGTTTCAGGCTCAGGTGCCGCTGGAAGATGGTTTGCGGCAGACGATGGAGTGGTATTCGCGGCATCTCGGGTGAGAGGATGTTTATGACGAAAAAGAGCGCACAGCAACTTGAAGAGTTGATGTTCAATCGCGAGCCTGCCGCCGAGGCTGGGCCGGGGTTGCCAGTATCAGAACGACTTGAGAAACAGTGGAACAATGAGAAGTTGTTCTGGCGCGAATTGGACGGACGCGAGCCGACGCCGGAGCAGGTTGAACAACGCTTGCGGGCGGGCCGGGGGCGGGCGCAAGAGTTGCGGAAGGCGATTCACAACCTGATCCGCGAATATGCCGAAGAGCTTTATCAACCGGCGAATATCCGCCAGTTGGAACTGGTGCGTTCGTCTTATGATGAAGAAGAGATGATTGCGGCGATTGATGTCGTGTTGGATGACCGAATGACGATGGGGCCGCGGGTGGCCGCCTTTGAGGACGAATGGTCGGCGTTCTTGCCCGCGCCGTTTTCGGTGATGGTCAATTCCGGCTCATCGGCGAATTTGATGATGCTGTCGGCGCTGGCGTTTCCAGGCGTCGAGAGGCATCTGCAACCGGGCGATGAGGTTATACTCCCAGCAGTCGCCTGGTCAACGTCGCTCTTTCCGATTGCCCAGGTCGGTTGCCTGCCGGTGCTGGTGGACGTGAACCTTGACACGCTCAATATTGATCCGGCGCGGGTGGAGGCGGCCATCACGCCGCGCACGCGGGCGATCATGGCTGTGCATCTGCTGGGCAACCCATGCGACGTGCAGGCCTTGCTGGATATTGCCAGGCGGCATCACCTGTGGTTGATCGAAGATTGTTGCGAGTCGCATGGCGCCAGCGTAGATGGCCGACAAGTGGGGACGTTTGGCGATCTGTCAGCATTCAGCTTTTTCTTTTCGCACCACATGACGAGCGTGGAAGGCGGCATGGTATGTGGGCGCGACAAAGCCCTCTGGCGCGACCTGTTGATTTCGATGCGGGCGCATGGCTGGATTCGCGGGCGCGATGATCACGACGAGTGGGTGCGTCAATGCCCGGATATTGACCCGCGCTGGCTATTTGTCACCACCGGCTACAATTTGCGCCCCACCGAGATCAACGCCGCTTTCGGGCAGGTGCAACTCTCCAAGATGCCGGGATTTATTCAGAGGCGGGTGGCCACGCGCCAACGGGTGATGGAGTTGTTGCGGCCCTACGAGGAGTTCTTCTGCTTTCAACAAGAACTGCCAGGCCATCTGCACACCGCTTTTGGCTTTTCGTTTCTGGTTCGCCCGAACGCGCCCTTCTCCCGCGCCGAGTTCCAGGCTTACCTTGAGTCCTGCCGCATCCAAACCCGGCCCATCGTCGGTTCGAACCTGGCTCGCCAGCCGGTGATGAAATACGTGCCGCACCGCATCGTCGGGGACTTGCCCAACGCCGACACAATCCACTTTCAGGGCGTGATGATAGCCAATCATCATAATGTGACTGTTTCTCAGCAAGACTATCTGGTGGAATCTGTTGACCACTTCGTGCGTCGGCGCGCTTTGGTTTGAGCCGGCGCATTTAGAACTATGAAAGTTCTCCTGGCCGCGGCGAGGCACGACTACGGCGACAAGTCGCGGGGCCTCTCTAACGAATACTACAATTTATTCCTGCCGCTTGAGCGAGTTGTGGACTCGGTCGTCCTTTTCGACTTCATGGAGCAGTTTCAGTCACAAGGCCGCGAGCGCATGAACCACGATCTGCTGGAGATGGTCAAGCGCGAGCGGCCTGATGTTGCCATTATCGTTCTACACACTGATCAAGTGATGCCGGAAGTGATAGATGAGGTCAACCGGCACACGATCACGGTCGGGTATTTCTTCGACGACATGTGGCGGGTGAACTTCTCGCGCTTCTGGGCAAAGCATTTCACCTGGGTCACGACTTCGGATGTCAACGGCGTCCGGAAGTTTCGTCAGGCTGGCTTCAGCAACACGATTTTTTTGCCGTTTGCCTGCAATCACCGCATCTTCGTCAAGAAAGACCTGCCCAAACTTTACGATGTTACGTTTGTCGGCCAGTATCATCCGCACCGCGCCTGGTTGTTGAACCAACTTAAGCGGGCCGGGATCAAGGCGCAGATTTGGGGTTACAAGTGGGGGAATGGGCGGTTGGATCAGGACGCGATGGTGGACGTCTTTAATCAGAGCCGGATCAACCTGAACTTCTCGAACTGCGTTTCTTGGGACGCGAGGTATCTGTTGTCCTCGCCCAACGCCGTCAAAGACACGCTTCGGGCGCTGGTCAAGCGAGACGTCAAAACCCACGAGCAAATTAAAGGGCGGCATTTTGAGATCAATGCCTGTGGCGGCTTTCAGCTCTCTTACTATGTTGAAGGGTTAGAGCGATGTTACGCCATCGGCGAAGAAATGGCCCTCTATGCCGACCCTGATGATTTGGTTGAAAAGATACGTTATTACTTGAAAGATGAGGACGAGCGAGAAACTGTTGCCCGGCGCGGCTACGAGCGCACGTTGACCGAGCATACAATGGAGAAACGCTTTCAGCAACTCCTGACGGAAATCAGGCTACACCTGATTCAGTGAAGAGTGAAAAAGATTCTCATTCACACTTGGTCTCACGGCCATGGCCGACAGTTTGATCCCAACGTTCGCGATGCTAATAACGATCCTTACATTTACCTGCGCGAACGATTGGACGAATTAGGCTACAGCCTCGAAACGTCCGACGAGCATCCGCTGGACGATTGCGTCCGGATTCTGTTCTTCGACGCAATCTCCGTCAAGCCTTATGCTGGCTGGCGCGGAAAAATCAGGCGGGTCAACGAATATCTGAAAGGGAAGCCACCGTTTCGTGACTTGTATGGCGAGTGCCGGCGCGCTGGCATGGCGGAACGCGCGGCCTTGTTCTTGTGGGAAGCGCCTGCCGTTAGCCCGGCCAACTGGGACTCTGATCTGCATGATTTGTTCTCTATCATCCTGACATGGAATGATGCGGTCGTTGACGGACGCAAGTTTCACAAGTTTTATTGGCCCCAGCCTCGCCGCTTTCCTCAAATTCCCAAAACTCCTTTCTCCCAAAAGAAATTGCTAGTGAATATCTCGATGAATAAGTTTTCCCGCCATCCACGCGAGTTATACTCGGCGCGGCGGGCAACGATCCGGCACTTTGAACAGAGACGGTCAGACGATTTTGACTTGTACGGTGTGGATTGGGATCGCCCGGCAGGGCCGTTTCAACGGCTCTTCCCTTTTATCTATCGCCCCTATCCATCTTATCGCGGGGTAATTCAGCACAAGTGGGACATTCTGCCAAAGTATCGTTTCAGCTTGTGCTACGAAAATGTCTACGGCGAGCCGGGGTGGATCACCGAAAAGATTTTCGATAGCATGCGGGCCGGCTGTGTGCCGATCTACTGGGGCGCGCCCAACATCGCCGAGTACGTGGATGCCGACGCCTTTGTTGATCGCCGCCGTTTCCCGTCTGACCGTGAACTGGAAGAGTTCTTGATGGGTGTAACCGAGCGGGAATATGAGCGTTATCAAAAAGCGATGGAAGCTTATCTGTCCAGCGAACACTTTGCCCGTTTCCTGCCGCCCGCCTTTGCCGACACGGTCATTCGTGTTCTGAAGTTGTAGACGATCCAGTGAACCGCCTGCAACGCTCCTCCTTCAACATAATTTTCAGCGCGGCTGGCTGGGCCGTGCCTGCTCTGCTCAACTTCCTTTCCACGCCGATCCTGCTGAAATTGTTGGGAGAAGCGGCTTACGGTTTGCAGACCCTGGTCGCCGTTGTCATCGGTTATCTCACGGTGATGGATATGGGTCTGGACATTCCGGTCACTAAATTTCTGGCCGAGGATCATGCTCGGGGCGACTCCGAGTCAGAGAATCGCCTTCTCAACACTACTCTGCAACTCTATACCGGCATTGGCATCGTTGGCATGGTCATCATCATGCTGGCCGCAGATGTTCTTGCCCGCCGTGTGTTTGAGGTGCCTGATGAGTTAATCCGTCAGGCCGTCGTTGTCTTCAGGCTGGCCGGCGTTGGCTTCCTGGCGAGTGTGATGAGCATGTGGGGCAAAGCAATTGCCAACGGTTTGCAACGCTATGATGTTGCCAGCAAGATTTCGATCGCGGCCAATCTGGCGGGTGTCACTATCGGCCTGGCGGCGGTATATGCTGGTTATGGCGTTACCGGCTACGTGTTTATCAGGGTGCTGGTGTCATTGCTGACCGGAGTGGCTTACTTAATTTCTGCTCACCAGTTAATACCGGGCTTCCGGTTACGATTGGCAATAGATATGCCAATACTACAGCGAGTGAAAAGCTACGCCAGTTTTGGGTTGATCCTGCGCCTGACAGGGTTGATTGTCGGCGGGCTGGATCGAACGTTGATCGGCGCCTGGCTTGGCGTGGCCGCCGTGGCGCTTTATGCTGTGCCCGCTCTTGTTTCCGCCGCATTCAGCCAGCTTATCGGAAACATGCTTCACTTCATCTTTCCGATGGCAAGCGAGTTATACAGCACCAATCAATTCGAAGCACTGCAAAATATCTTTATTCGCTCGATGCGGTTTGTGGCTGGACTGGCTACAGCTATGATCGTTCCGCTTTTAGTCTTGGGCGACCTCTTTTTGAATTTATGGATTGGCCCGAATGTGACTGTCCAATCCGCCGCTGTTCTGCGATTATTACTCTTGACAGCTTATTTCCAGGCTGTCGCCGCCGTTCTGACAAATAACTTCGTTGTCGGGACAGGGCGGATTTCTGTTTTTTCGGTGTATGCCACCATCAACGGGCTAGTAGTCGGCGCGGGGTGCCTGTTATTCATCCGCCCATTTGGAATACAGGGAGCCGGGCTGGCACAACTTATCAGCGAAGCTGTAGATATTATCTTTATGATCTTTGTTGTGCAGCGCTACCTTCAAATCTCGCCGCTTGCCCTGTTCCGAACCGCATATTTACGACCGCTTCTGCTGGGTCTGGCAATTGGCGCATTGGCTTTTCTGGCCCGCCCAATCGCCACTTCGTGGATCGGGTTGAGCATGGTAGTAGGCTGTTTGGAGATCATCTACCTGGTTGTAGGTTATCAGATCGGCGTATTCAGCGAAACTGAAGCGCGGGCCGCAGTCGGATTGTGGCAAGCCATGTCAAAGTTAATGAGGCGGGCTGGAGCATAGATGAAAATCTTGTTTCTGCGCCCGCGTGCCGAACTGGGAGGGGCCAGCCGCCACATGCTGGCCCTTGCCACTGCCCTCGCCGAGCGCGGCCACGCCGTTACGC from Chloroflexota bacterium includes the following:
- a CDS encoding glycosyltransferase codes for the protein MKVLLAAARHDYGDKSRGLSNEYYNLFLPLERVVDSVVLFDFMEQFQSQGRERMNHDLLEMVKRERPDVAIIVLHTDQVMPEVIDEVNRHTITVGYFFDDMWRVNFSRFWAKHFTWVTTSDVNGVRKFRQAGFSNTIFLPFACNHRIFVKKDLPKLYDVTFVGQYHPHRAWLLNQLKRAGIKAQIWGYKWGNGRLDQDAMVDVFNQSRINLNFSNCVSWDARYLLSSPNAVKDTLRALVKRDVKTHEQIKGRHFEINACGGFQLSYYVEGLERCYAIGEEMALYADPDDLVEKIRYYLKDEDERETVARRGYERTLTEHTMEKRFQQLLTEIRLHLIQ
- a CDS encoding oligosaccharide flippase family protein, producing the protein MNRLQRSSFNIIFSAAGWAVPALLNFLSTPILLKLLGEAAYGLQTLVAVVIGYLTVMDMGLDIPVTKFLAEDHARGDSESENRLLNTTLQLYTGIGIVGMVIIMLAADVLARRVFEVPDELIRQAVVVFRLAGVGFLASVMSMWGKAIANGLQRYDVASKISIAANLAGVTIGLAAVYAGYGVTGYVFIRVLVSLLTGVAYLISAHQLIPGFRLRLAIDMPILQRVKSYASFGLILRLTGLIVGGLDRTLIGAWLGVAAVALYAVPALVSAAFSQLIGNMLHFIFPMASELYSTNQFEALQNIFIRSMRFVAGLATAMIVPLLVLGDLFLNLWIGPNVTVQSAAVLRLLLLTAYFQAVAAVLTNNFVVGTGRISVFSVYATINGLVVGAGCLLFIRPFGIQGAGLAQLISEAVDIIFMIFVVQRYLQISPLALFRTAYLRPLLLGLAIGALAFLARPIATSWIGLSMVVGCLEIIYLVVGYQIGVFSETEARAAVGLWQAMSKLMRRAGA
- a CDS encoding DegT/DnrJ/EryC1/StrS family aminotransferase; the encoded protein is MTKKSAQQLEELMFNREPAAEAGPGLPVSERLEKQWNNEKLFWRELDGREPTPEQVEQRLRAGRGRAQELRKAIHNLIREYAEELYQPANIRQLELVRSSYDEEEMIAAIDVVLDDRMTMGPRVAAFEDEWSAFLPAPFSVMVNSGSSANLMMLSALAFPGVERHLQPGDEVILPAVAWSTSLFPIAQVGCLPVLVDVNLDTLNIDPARVEAAITPRTRAIMAVHLLGNPCDVQALLDIARRHHLWLIEDCCESHGASVDGRQVGTFGDLSAFSFFFSHHMTSVEGGMVCGRDKALWRDLLISMRAHGWIRGRDDHDEWVRQCPDIDPRWLFVTTGYNLRPTEINAAFGQVQLSKMPGFIQRRVATRQRVMELLRPYEEFFCFQQELPGHLHTAFGFSFLVRPNAPFSRAEFQAYLESCRIQTRPIVGSNLARQPVMKYVPHRIVGDLPNADTIHFQGVMIANHHNVTVSQQDYLVESVDHFVRRRALV